The Ananas comosus cultivar F153 linkage group 22, ASM154086v1, whole genome shotgun sequence genome segment aggagaataTTTGACAATCGATTTGAAGAAAGCGACAAGCTGGGACGAAGAATTCGCTGGACTGCTAACCAATGGGAGCTGGCACTAGCTAGCTAACTGTGTCTATTCATTCATGTTCATGTTGGGTTACTATGTATTTTGGGAGCGTggttcttcccttttttttgagaaagaggtagcgcACTACCCTCTTGTAGCGTGGTTCTTCCTTGAAGAAACTTGTGGTTGGTTcgatttttttttggggggctcTATCTTAAGCCCGTGTACCTTCTTTTAAAATAGGGTTTAACCctgtttaataataataaaaaaaaaacaatagtagAATTATCAAAAGAGCTTGCTTATCCATTACTATTACCATGATGGGCTGTAGTTTTAAGTATTTATAATCGACGCGAAGAAAGACGGAGAAGAATGTTTTGAAGAGCAGAGGTCGTACGAACCTTGAGGAAGCAGAGTATGGATCCCATGAGAGAGCCGAATACACCGAGGAACGTCATGAAGCGGCCTGCGTAGATCACCTGCGCATGCACCTTTCAATCCTCAgaaacgaagagagagagagagagagagagagagagagagagagaggaggcggggggaagaagagaaagaaagaaagaggcgAAGGCTTTGTCGATCATCTGCCTTTTCGACTCTCTCCTCGAGGCTTCTCGCGTCGCTTCTCGCATCGACGGGAGGCCTGGCGACGAACTCCGGCCGGAGCTTTGAGGGCTCGGCCATCGACGGAGGAGCGCGCGTGGAGGAGGAGACTGAGGAGCAGTTGATCGGCCGGAGAAACGGGAGccgcggcgtcgtcgtcgtcgtcgtcgtcttcctcctccccctcaTCATCATCgaaggagatgaagatgaagaagatgaagcagcagcagcagcagcgatCCTTTCCCTGCCCACGGATCGTATCCATCCCCATCCTCTTCCCGCCGCTGCTGGCGCAGCTGCAGCTGCTTCGGGAAGGAGCAGGCGCAGAGGCTTCATggaatcttttctttctttttttattttttggttgggTTGGGCTGTGGGCACACTCGGAGAGTTCCGAGGCGGGGGGGAGGAATCTCCGAGGGGTGAGGAATGGTGATTGATGCTGTGCGTGGGAAATGAAATGGAGCAGAATTAATAGGAGGAGGAGCGGAGCAAGCAGACGATGCACTGAAACTGGACGCCGCACGAGAGTGGGCCAAGTGGATCCGCATCATTGAATCGCAGGGCGAATAATATCGGAATTTGTGGAGAACAACCCCACCACATGGCTCCGTCTCTGCCAAAACGAATGGGTTAATcattgatataatatatatatatatatatgtcgctCTCCCATCAAagtctcctaagtcaaattttattctaattcctttccaaaaaaaaatatcgataaaaattttaaaatttatctccACTATCATCTATCGGAAGTTAACTGTCtaccatttaaaaattttaattttacttactgacttttttgaatatttaatttaatttgagctAATAAGcgactctttaattttaaaatttgaatgctttatttatttttacattacaAGTTCGGTTAGTAtctttcatataatttatgtaactataaatttattaaaatatgcggtaaatttaaactttacatataaagaGCCATTAAATCACTTGAattaagcaaattaaaaaattatatattaaaattaaaattttgaaatattgaatagCTTAATTAGAATCAGAATGACCAAttgttcagataaattttatacgttACTAGCAAAATTATTCATTGAGCAAAAATACGAGGATATATATGCACTAGGTGTCGTTAAATGTAGTTCTATTGGATCATTTTTTTGGATGATTGGgctagtaaattttaaaaaattatatatttgtgataagtaattaataagataaaagttgGCCAATACTATTGATACACCTCAAAATGAAGTACATATTCcgctaatatttaatttattttggagTTAATGGAGTATATATTTTGCTAAGATTTAATACATTTTGGAGTTGGAGAGAAAATATGAGAAATGTAATATTAAAGTACCAGATGTCTTTTCATCCAATGACCATCACTTCTTTATTTATTGCattagcttttttttatttatttatactataatttttttgaatatttgtaAATATTGTAAGGGAAAGTGAAAGATTTAtaccatatttcaaaaaaaaaatatatatatatattatataaaaacaaaatttttttataaaaaattgacaTCTACACATAGGTGTACCCGTAGAGCAATTTCCTCGTATTTGATAcactccttttgtttttttcgttGATTGGTCGGCCAGGTCTAAAACGAAGATTCCAGGCAAGCAGCGAGGTGGCACAGCGTCCTCCCTCGGTGGCTCGGCGAAATTTAATtcgattatattattattataagattaaataaaaaatagattaaaattatTGGACGGGGCCGGGACGTGGGGTCCACCGCAGCTcataggaggaggaggaggaggaggaggagagagaggctCCGTGTGTCCTATTCAGCACGCCACGCTTTGTGGACCGTGAGAATGCGCGGGTGCTGGTGCGGAACAGCGGAAGGTTCCGCCGATTACTTCGGGAAGGGCTCCAACCCGGACCCCGTCCGTCCTTTCTGTTCCCCCCTCCCGTCTTCCTTCCTCCAAATCCAAATTTGTTGCCGGTTCCATTCCTCTCTCAAAAgggggaaacaaaaaaaaaaagaaaaacacattcCCCCCGTAATTACCGGAATCAAAATCGACCGATCGATCGAACAAGGGATCTATTCTCCCTCTCCCCTaccctctgtctctctctcgccgcttcttcgtcttcgtcttcgtcttcgtcttgtTCTTGTggggtgagagagagggagagggagagggagagggagaaaaggaagagggtAAGTAAGGATGAGTTTCGAGGATCTGGAGGCGGGGCGGGCGGTGCGAATCGACGGGAGGAAGGGCAAGGAATCCTCGCAGGCGGTGGCGTCGGGGGTCTTCCAGATCAACACCGCCGTCGCCACCTTCCAGCGCCTCGTCAACACCCTCGGCACCCCCAAGGACACCCCCGATCTCCGCGACAGGCTGTAagtccttccttttcttcttcttcttcttcttcttctcgtcCTCCTCTCGCCCCAGCAATCGCTTCGCTTAATCGATCTTTCGGAATTGCCACCTAAACATAAATTACAATGAAGGAAAATTTAAGCAAGAACAATAGCTTCTTTGCCGAAAGAGTAATCTAGGTCTTCTGCCCTTTCGTCCTGCAGACGAACATAATGAATCCGAACACTTAGGTTTTGCCTAATCCTGTGAAACCAGATTCTGAATTCTTAGGCTCACAAGCCCTAGAATCCCCTGGCTCATTGTGCTTGGCGAATGCGCCTCTCCTGGGCCATGGCAAGGTGTTGCCTTGTCAAGTAGTTCCAACCGTACTTTTGTGCcgattagatatattatttgACGATTTGTGGATCGGCTGATGTTTGCTGTCGGATTGAATTGTACTTATTTATGAGCCGGTGCGAAAGACAGGTGAGATAGGGTGGGTGCGTACTTTTTGAGTTTTCGAGCATTTAGTATGCCTCGAGGTCTGTTTTGGGGGAGTCGGGATTCACAAGAATCTCAGAGTGCATGTAACAGGGGGAAGGGATTTGTAAAGTTGCCACTAGTGAAAAGCCGGCGCTTTCAATAGCATTTGAGCGCATCCTTTTCCTTCATTCTCCTTTCTCGCGAGGAAGGTTATACGGCCTTTTGGCACTACTGTACGGTGTCGTGCTGTTTGATGAATGCGATCAGTATAAGTGTCGGCCGCTTTTTCGTCGAAGTGCCCCCTATCATCTCTTTGCTCTAATATCTCTTTGCTGTAGAAGCAGCTTCTGCTAGGATCTCATCTTTAGCTTCCTGCATTGGCTGACGCTCCAGTCTTTTGTTCACCGGCCGAACGCCTATTAGAGGTGGCTGCAGCTGGAAGAAAATCAGAACTTAGGCCAAATAGGAACTTTTTTTAGTTCACAATTTTGAAGCACATAACTTAATTGTTCAAGTATCTGAGTGTGCATTTGATGTTCATGGCTAAAATATTGTTTAAACTTTGGTCGTCACTTTTAACAGTCCTACGGACATGCAATTCGCGAACTATGCTCATAGCTAAAATATTGATCAAACTATGGACATGCGATTCATGAAGCGGTTCTTTTGCAGTTTCTTGCTATACTATGTACTCTTGCAGGAAAACAACCTTCACACCCTTGTACTGCCTTAAGAGCTTTAGAATTACTTGTCCTAGAGTGTTCAACTTTGTTTTATATCCGTTTTTCCTTACGATTAGCTTCTTGAATTTTTGTACAATTGAATATGGTGGTATCTTATTTATAACTGTAAGACTCTTGTCCAAGCTTCTTTGTAGGCATGCCGAATTTAACTATTCACTTTCCAATGTGGTTTGTTTTTCCAAGTTATGAAGGACCTACGTGTTCTACCCTTTTCTCTGTGATGCTGTTAATTCACTTATGTACTTATCTGCTTGCTAGAAAAACCACAAACATATTGGACAGTCATACTAAACATTGGTTTCTTGAAGATTCTaggaacttttttttcttttattattgtgcTTATGCCATCTAGCTAAATATTGTGCCGTCCAATTATGTTGATACCAAACGCTGCATTTTATCTATGTGAATTTTATATCAAGTTTGTGAACCTCAAGTGTAATTTATTGTAGATTTTACCACGTTGCTTATAGTGTGGATTTGTTGATCTATAGCTTCAACTTATTTTGTGGGCAGGCACAAGACAAGGGCACATATCACACAACTGATAAAAGATACTTCAGATAAACTTAGACAAGCTAGTGAAGCAGATCACCGATCTGAAGTCAGTGTAAGTGCTGCTCCCAATTTACTTTAAGCTACTTGTTTTAATGACAATGACTTGAACTACAAGTACATGTGTGTTATGAACTATTTTCCTTATGTTATGGTTCTTGTTATAAATAATTCAGTTTCCAATACATTTTGTTTATCGGTGAGAACATTTTGTTGATGCCTGAGCAATCGATGTTTGGAATCAAGTTAGCAATCTCTGGTGTTGGAATGAGAATTAATTGCTCGTTTTTCCTATATTTTTCCAGGGAAAGTGTATAAGGTCACCGATAACACTAAATATTATATAGGGGACTTATGATGCTAGAAGTGATTGAGACTGAAATAAGTGTATGCATCATTAAGGATTAAATAGAAGGTACTTAAGCGACTAAAATAGTGATGAAGGACAATTTACAGGGTTTTTCTAATAAGACTTTTGTAAAGAATATAGGATCATAATATGTAATGATCAGGGTTGTGGAAATTTGTTGTTCACATAATATTTGAGCATGAATTTTGAGAACTTTAGCTGCTAGTCAAGAACAataatagttttctttttctttttcttttttttttgtgtatggTGAAATCATAATTAAACTGATAAAGTCGTGCATATTCAAGATTCAATAAGATTGTCTGACAAAAATTAATTCGACCGATAACATTTCTATAAGAACCTTGTAAGAAATTTTTCGTTGTCCTTAAAAATCATTAAAGATTTATGCTCAAAATTTTCCTTTCACAGATCAAAATCTCCCCAATTAAAATTGGTTCTTGATGTAGTTCTGTACAGTTGTGATGGTTGTTCTGGACATTGATGAGTTTGTTGATTTTGGtggatttctttctttttgaatgATAACagtagggtttaggtttaatGAATTTGGATAGTAGGATGGTATAGTGACTGCTTTGAGATGTAAAAGCTGGAATTCAGTTGAACATCCTGAAGGCTGTAGACTGGGATAGTCAACTGATCAACATATAAATCCCACTTATTACATTCAACTGATCTATTGATATACATTAGGGACTTTGTTAATCTCGTTGAGTACTTATCCTTTCCTTGTGCCTTAAGGTGAGTTTGTAATTGCAGGCAAGCAAAAAGATAGCTGATGCAAAGCTTGCGAAGGATTTCCAATCAGTTATGAAAGAGTTCCAGAAAGCTCAGAGGCTtgctgtagagagagaaaccgCATATGCCCCTTTTGTTTCTCAAGCAGCTCTTCCTCCAAGGTGATTTATTGATTTGCACTGTTAATTCCAGTGTTCTTATGAAGCCAGCTTATCTCTTAGATTTAGTTGGAATTAGCTGTTCACATGTTTATTCTAGTCTATGCTGGCATCTAATTAAATCTATTTCTATCTCTCTGACATAAGTGGAAGTACTCTCTTTCATGGCTTGTTCCCTGGATTTCATGATCATTGTGCAAATAGAGGGGATTCAATCttcgtttaaaaaaaaaaaaattcttcttgAACTTTATGGCTTATGCTTTCCCCAACAAGTTCTGCAATGCACTGTCTTCACCTTCTTCATTCTTGTGTTTGCATCCTGCGACATTCTTGCCTCTTTACATGTTCATCTGTACTAAAGATAAATGGCATAACTCTTCTTTTTCCTAAAAATGGTTGGACAAATGGGTGACTAATGCTTATTACAGTTTTAGTGGAGATTTTTCAGTATTGTGCATGTTTGTTGCTGCTAATGCTTAAAATTGCATACCTTCTACTAATTGTACATCTATGGTTGCATGTATGAGTATATGAAAGTTAATAGCTGAAACATAACGCTTTGAGTTGTTATTTTCGTGCAGCTATAATCCAAGCGAGTCAGGCAAGACATCAGACAAGTCCAGTGAGCAACAAGCAATGCTTCTAGAATCTAGAAGGTGAGTCAGATGCctgtcttttattttttgctgtAAATTATGCAGTTACTTATAGTGAGTTAGTTAAAAGGTCTGATTGTTTTTCTTAGCTTTCTCATGCTTTTGTTTTCTATATATTCTTCTTGGGAACCTCGCAAGTCCTTATGCAACAGTCAGATTTTACTTTGACGTTCAAGGCTACAAAGCTtaatttcgtttttttttccgGAAGTGCTTATTTATCTGTCATGCCTTAAAGCCTTAGCAGTTTTTAGTGCACTGTCTGTCTGACTTCTTTGCAAATGATAAGCTGGTGCTTGATTTCCTTTGAATCatataattaaaacttttgcaCCCTTCTTGAAATTTGATGTCCATTAAAGAGATATTTATTTTGGGGAAAGCTTCTGTTCTATTATGTGGATGACGTTTAGGGGTGAGCATCggtcggttcggttcggtttttGCTGTTTTTATCAAAAATGAATTGCACCGAATCACTAACACGACCAAACTATACTGAACCAAAATAATTCGGTTGGTTCAGATCGGTTAACTCGGTTtcaatagaatatttttatttgggttAAAAACTTGTTGAAGTACTAAAAATAGGCTTTAAGCATGATTAGTTCTATATTACAATCTTTAATTTGAAGATAATAGTGTTTAAAGTCtctaattatttgtttattttcgaAGGCcaatgtatattttttaaaaaattaagactAATATGTATGAAATTGTCAAATATTCAGTTAAATCGGTTTGTTTCAGTTTTTCCCGGTTTTCAATTTTCATAACCAAACCAAACCGAAATGCTTACATAATTGAACCGAACCAACCAAAAAATTGGGGCGGCTCAGTTTGGTAATTCAGTTTGAACCAAATAGTGCTCACCCCTAATGACGTATACTTCTGCAGTCAAGTACATTAAGATCCATCATTAGGCATTTTTTGGGCATGCATCTTGCTTACGTAACTTACgccaaattcttttttttctgtgtttACTTTACTGGTACAGACAAGAGGTGCTTTTTTTGGATAATGAGATTGTCTTCAATGAGGCCATCATTgaggagagagagcagggcATACAAGAGATTCAGCAGCAGATCGGCGAGGTCAATGAAATCTTTAAGGACCTTGCAGTCCTTGTCCATGATCAAGGAGCTATGATTGGTAATTCATAGCCAGTTCCACTTCTTTTGCTGTGCATCTGTTGTCTTTGTCTAATATGTGAAGTATTTTCCTTGTAGATGACATTGACTCCCATATCGAGAGCTCTGTTGCAGCAACCGCGCAGGCGAAAACCCAGCTATCAAAGGCAGCCAAAACTCAAAAGTCAAATTCATCTCTGGTATGTTAGCTGGGCATTTCCTTTTCTGCGTGTATCTGTTTCCGTCAATGCTATTATTGTTTGATAAactgtttgttttttaaatttatttactgtTACAGGTGTGTTTGCTGCTGGTGATTTTTGGGGTTGTATTGCTCATCGTAATTATAGTCCTCGCTGCATAGTATATGTGGATAGTGATTGCTATTCTCATTCTCAAGTTTAATGAAGTAATGCGTAAGAAAGTGTTTGCACTTCCCAAGTATCATACCCTCTGTAGTGGAGGCCGTGTCTTGTTTGTGACTTGGTGTTGGTATACAAGAATATATTATTTGCATAAAACTGTTTTATTTGCTTTGTTCTGTGGTTTATGCTTACATTCTCTATGTTTTAATATTTAGGCAATGCATGCCCGCGGGGGCAAGCATTGCACTGTATCGACGATGATCGTTGTAATTAAGATTCTTATATTTTTGAGTGGCAGGCGTGTTAGTTGTAGATGAATTACGCTGTTGTCATATAATTTACACTTTTAGGCAAAGTTGAAGATGACAAACCGGATCACAGGAAGAAAATGGGAATACCTGTTgtaacatatattattataaagctCCCTTTCAGAAaaaagtgatatatatatataatatatatataataaaactatacgtatatatatatatatatataaaatttatatttacgaCATCTTGATTTGTTCTGGTATTGCAGCTTCAGGGGTTTTCCAGTGCTACTCTGTTATGTGTTCATTTAGTTTCAGAATAGTCTTTCTATTAAGAAAAGTGTTATTTAGCTCAATACATGTACAAATTTTTGCAATCGAACACTATTCGAACTTAGTTGTTCCTCTTCCTGCACTGGCAAAAACATTTAACCTACAAATAGATGGTTGGGCTGTTTTTGATCTGCTGCAAGTAACACATTTCTGCAATTTTGCACACAGTTACTAGCAGCTCCtcttttaaagttttttgaAAAACAATTTTGATGTTCTTCCAGTTTGCATCATGAAATCTAGGGATATTTTTGCACATCCTCAAGAATTAATTTGTGGCGTAGGATTTGTATCAATCATCCAATCCAATTGAGTCGTAAGATGATTAAAAGCCTAATCAACTATGTAGTATGGAGAATTAAGCTAGGCTGAAGCCAGAATAGTTAGGCTGATTTTTTAGGCAAATCACATCAATTGCGCATTGGATCCAGGTCACTCTCTTTCGGTGAAACAGCGCAACAAGCACTAACTATAGGAAGAATCATTGAGCACAACATTATAGTTCATGACAGTGGTGTTATATACGATGGAATTTATTGTTTATTGCTGCATTAGCTGTTCCGTTGCGACAAAAGATGTATTTTTTAAGCGCTCGCAGTAAAGGTAATAAAGCACTATAATGAAGATCACCCCCACCTTCAGAGCAGCAAACCGAGAATCCTGGGAATCTTCCTGATGCCATGAAATTTATGGTGTTGCAACTTGCAAGTGAGCTCCAAGAAGTTGTGCTTGTGTATGTATTGAAGCCTCCCATGCACTTAATCTGTTGGCCCTAGCCACCGCTCAAAATGCTATAATTGGATTAAGAGTTTtggtcctattatatcttatatataggactacttgAACTCTCACATTTTGCCCCCTTTAAGCCCTAACGTCCTCGTCTCGCTCTCCCCGCTGTATAATTTTGGCTCAACAGAAACTTATCTCACAATTCCGGCTGgtaactggctctgataccaactgtgatgccTCACTTTTCAGGAGGTTATCCATTTTAGGACTACTCTAGTCCTAAtatacttaactctcttaagCTCTTGGCCCTAGCTACAGCTAAgagttttagttttattatatcttatatggAGGATTATCTGGGTTCTCACATCTCCACTTAGTATTCTCTTCTAGAAATCATTATGTGGAAGCATCTTTTGAAGGAAAATGATTAAATACTAcgcttttatttttctaattatttcttTGGGAGGTGCTGGGGTTGCTGATTGATACCCATTGCTGGAAATCAATAGGTCTTGGGTTCAAGCCCGACTGTACCCTTGAAATCAGAGCTATGGGAGGTAGCCTGCAGGCTTTAAGAATGTTTGTGAGGTGCTGCATGTGAATGCATGCTGATGCTGCTCAAATCTTAGTTCTTATTTTCCTGGAAGAACCAACCTTAATTTGGATGTAATGTGCTAGCTAGAATGGACCAAAATTGGGAGTTACTGCAGGGTTTCTTTTAAGAAAGCCTAAGATGGTATTCTTTTATGCTCTCTTTTCTGGCTTCTGAGATGCTTCAAAGTACTAAAAAAAGGTAGTCTACATTTGGCAAGCCTAGCATGTTTTGGAGGCAGATGGTCCACTTTTGGCTGCTCCTTTCTTACTTCAAGAGTAAGCTTGGAATATCTGTTCTTGCTTGTTTAATAAGCCTTCTTAAAGATTAAAGAAgggtgagaaagagagagagagagagagagagagagagagagagagagagagagagagagaggccagAGAATGCCATTTAAGGCAACCAAGTGTTGACTCTCTTATGCTCATTCTGATTCTT includes the following:
- the LOC109727213 gene encoding uncharacterized protein LOC109727213 → MKPLRLLLPEAAAAAPAAAGRGWGWIRSVGRERIAAAAAASSSSSSSPSMMMRGRRKTTTTTTTPRLPFLRPINCSSVSSSTRAPPSMAEPSKLRPEFVARPPVDARSDARSLEERVEKVIYAGRFMTFLGVFGSLMGSILCFLKGCGYVINSFTEDFMSSGKLILMLVEAVDIYLIGTVMLVFGMGLYELFISNLDVAKTSVQRSNLLGLFRLRERPNWLKIESVNELKTKVGHVIVTVLLVGLFEKSKKVTISTPLDLFCFAASILLSSGCLYLLSRLHT
- the LOC109727640 gene encoding syntaxin-22-like encodes the protein MSFEDLEAGRAVRIDGRKGKESSQAVASGVFQINTAVATFQRLVNTLGTPKDTPDLRDRLHKTRAHITQLIKDTSDKLRQASEADHRSEVSASKKIADAKLAKDFQSVMKEFQKAQRLAVERETAYAPFVSQAALPPSYNPSESGKTSDKSSEQQAMLLESRRQEVLFLDNEIVFNEAIIEEREQGIQEIQQQIGEVNEIFKDLAVLVHDQGAMIDDIDSHIESSVAATAQAKTQLSKAAKTQKSNSSLVCLLLVIFGVVLLIVIIVLAA